A single region of the Legionella oakridgensis ATCC 33761 = DSM 21215 genome encodes:
- a CDS encoding cation:proton antiporter subunit C has protein sequence MTHLPYFVIVWLFVVSLYGILSSRNLIHMINCLTILQSSAYIFLLIIGYHQAGTAPVFSDHVQASAMVDPIVQAITLTDIIVASVVTSLLLAIAIQAYKQFGTLDPYQLIAMKG, from the coding sequence ATGACTCATCTCCCCTATTTTGTGATTGTTTGGTTATTTGTTGTTTCTTTATACGGAATCCTCAGCAGTCGCAATTTAATTCATATGATTAATTGCCTGACTATCCTACAATCCTCTGCTTATATCTTTCTTTTAATCATTGGCTATCATCAAGCAGGTACAGCCCCTGTTTTTTCAGATCATGTACAGGCTTCTGCTATGGTTGACCCGATTGTACAGGCCATTACATTAACCGACATCATCGTCGCATCGGTAGTCACGTCATTATTGCTTGCCATTGCTATTCAAGCTTATAAACAGTTTGGAACCCTCGATCCTTATCAGTTGATTGCGATGAAAGGTTAA
- a CDS encoding proton-conducting transporter membrane subunit, producing MGIGPFFKRRVLDSIAIITSLLVTLICLLLVFKAPLVYWFGNHIPIQKTVVGIGFVIDLSAALLATLASLLTLCVFIYCWHYFEAAGNLFHALVLIFLGGMLGFCFTSDLFNLFVFFELMSISAYALTGYKNESRSSLQGSLNFVVTNSLGGILILLGIGFTYSQTGALNFAQVGNLYIHQSMNGSMVASFILITSGFLIKAAIVPFHFWLADAHTVAPTPISVLFSGIMAQLGLYGLARIYWTMFAKPSFPLEHQFLILFFTIGALTILVGSMMCFMERSLKRMLAFSTISNSGVMLIGLSSLTPIGLQGLIYYIFAHGLLKAILFMCVGILLHHFGSVDELELWRKGKAIPLIGVLFFIATIGLCGFPVWGVFTAKNLIELSLPSFEKEMFIFLILFETLLTGGALIRASGRIFIGFGKHQTIHTPVKNITQQQETEHTKKATPITMLIPITILMVTLLVLNTFTQFNVLLNEAAQEFQNQRWYSSVVFNQPPPPLYDKPLMHTSSNYLIELIGVFGAVLVGLLALFGHRCSQWLKNIVTILIIPPSMKLKSLQSGLINDYVSWIILSITLISFLCSCHYEAILINHYFYHSLHLNH from the coding sequence TTGGGAATTGGGCCTTTTTTCAAAAGACGCGTTTTAGATTCAATAGCGATTATTACCTCATTGCTGGTCACCTTAATTTGCCTGCTGCTGGTCTTTAAAGCACCCTTAGTTTATTGGTTTGGCAACCATATCCCCATCCAGAAAACGGTCGTTGGAATTGGATTTGTTATTGATTTAAGTGCAGCTTTGCTGGCGACACTGGCAAGTCTGCTTACGTTGTGTGTTTTCATTTATTGTTGGCATTACTTTGAAGCGGCCGGCAATTTATTTCATGCGCTGGTATTGATTTTTTTAGGAGGAATGCTTGGTTTTTGTTTTACCAGTGATTTATTTAATTTATTTGTTTTTTTTGAGTTAATGAGCATTTCCGCTTACGCATTAACAGGATACAAAAATGAATCGCGCAGCTCACTGCAAGGATCACTCAATTTTGTCGTAACCAATTCTCTTGGAGGAATATTAATTCTTCTGGGAATTGGTTTTACTTATAGCCAAACAGGGGCTTTAAATTTTGCTCAAGTTGGGAACCTATACATACATCAATCCATGAATGGATCAATGGTCGCATCATTTATTTTAATCACCAGTGGCTTCTTAATTAAAGCCGCCATTGTTCCATTTCATTTCTGGCTAGCTGATGCTCATACTGTAGCCCCCACACCCATTTCAGTGCTTTTTTCTGGCATCATGGCACAACTTGGTTTATATGGTTTGGCAAGAATTTATTGGACCATGTTTGCTAAACCATCCTTTCCATTAGAACATCAGTTCTTGATTCTATTTTTTACTATTGGCGCACTTACCATTTTGGTAGGCAGTATGATGTGTTTTATGGAACGTTCTCTTAAACGTATGCTTGCTTTTTCAACCATCAGTAACTCGGGTGTTATGCTAATAGGCCTTTCTTCGCTCACTCCCATTGGTTTGCAGGGTTTAATCTACTACATTTTTGCCCATGGTTTATTAAAAGCAATTCTTTTCATGTGTGTTGGCATATTATTACATCACTTTGGAAGCGTAGACGAATTAGAATTATGGAGAAAAGGCAAAGCCATACCACTGATAGGCGTGCTTTTTTTCATCGCAACCATTGGGCTGTGCGGGTTTCCCGTTTGGGGAGTTTTTACTGCAAAAAATTTAATTGAACTTTCCTTGCCATCATTTGAAAAAGAAATGTTTATTTTTTTGATACTCTTTGAGACATTGCTGACAGGTGGAGCCTTAATTCGAGCATCAGGAAGAATATTTATAGGCTTTGGCAAACATCAAACCATACATACACCAGTAAAAAATATCACACAACAACAAGAAACAGAACACACCAAAAAAGCGACCCCTATAACCATGTTAATTCCCATCACCATTTTAATGGTGACACTTCTTGTATTGAACACTTTCACTCAATTTAATGTCTTACTGAATGAAGCCGCACAAGAATTTCAAAACCAGAGATGGTATTCATCCGTTGTATTTAATCAACCTCCACCACCTCTATATGACAAGCCTCTCATGCATACATCAAGCAATTATCTTATTGAACTAATAGGCGTATTTGGAGCAGTCTTGGTTGGACTATTAGCACTTTTTGGTCATCGTTGCTCTCAATGGTTAAAAAATATAGTAACCATCCTAATCATACCCCCATCCATGAAATTAAAGTCATTACAAAGTGGTTTAATTAATGATTATGTCAGTTGGATTATTTTAAGTATAACGCTCATTAGTTTTTTATGCTCATGTCACTATGAGGCAATTTTAATAAATCATTATTTTTATCATTCATTGCATTTGAACCATTAA